The nucleotide window GTGGTTTCACTGTGTATTGGAAGAATCTACTCagcatttttcctcttttctttggtCCTTCTGTTGGCTTCTGTACTAGTTAAGGTTCTACCATTTGGGGATCACAGTATTTGTAATGAAGTCTGGTGGAAACCTAGAATCACGTGATaccaaagcactttttttttcttgcaggaTGATGCTAcccccccccagctttattgagaagCTATTGACATAAAatactgtataagtttaaggtgtaccatgtgatgatttgatacccATGCAGATTTCTTGCAGGATTCTGAGAATGCTTTCTATAATGGTTTATTTTGAATGGTTCATACATGCACATGGTATGAAATTCAAAAGATACCAAAAAAGATATACTGTAAAAACTaagccttcctctcttcctctgcccctccagaggttcctttttctaaagaaaccactgtttccagttttttatttattctcctaaAGAATagattgtaataaaatatttaattgtatcTCACTCTCCTTCAACTTATTGATATCCTGGGACTTGATCTTGGGTAGAGTTGTAACTAATATAAGTTGGTTAGTTATTTAGCTTTTGATTACCTCTACCTAGAACTGGATCCTGAAAAGACAATTTCCAGACATGAGGACTACAAAAGCATGATGTAGTGAGGACTGTGTGAAGCACTAGCATAGCTCGAAGATATTCTTTTCCTGCCCTGAGGCAGTTGTAGAGAAAGGAGAGAACCTcgttctttttatttccatctgcCGATACAAATTGGCTGGTGGGAAATATAGTCAGTATTAATACATGTGGTTGGCCATTTCTGTTTAGAACTTGTAGACAGGAGTGAGGATcggggctttttgtttgttggtagTTCATGTTGCCATTAGAGCCTTGGGAAAATTATCAATGATTAAGATGTGGGAATAAGCTGATTTATGTCAGGGAGCAGGCGATGATAAGGCAACTTAATGTGATTGCTACTTCTGCTGTACTTTCTAGACAAGGAGAGGGTAAACAGATACATAGGGCCTCTATTAATCAATAGAGTATTACTGAGTAACTTGCACAGTCTGCATTTAGGGCAATGTAAAAGTAGTCACGGCTCCTGGTTTCAGTGAGATTAGAGTTTAGTTAAGTAGCAAGACTAACATGACGCATAAAACAATAGTGCATCAGGCACTACTTATATAAATGTCATAGGAGTGTAGAGGAGAGGGAGACCAGTAAATTAAGCTGTTGTTCTCAGGAAAGATTTCCTAGGTGAAATGGGTCTTGATCTGGGACTTGTAGAATGGAGGGGATTTGGATGGGAAAAGCTGAGGAAGGCATACCTTGGAGgtgcttttctcttgttctttacAGGGAACTTAAAATCACGTTTCAATTGAAAATGTGATACGTGCATGTGATAAATTCAAATTGTTCAGTGAAAAATGTGGCCCTCCCACCCATTCCAGttgtttagtctttttttttaaagattttatttatttatttgacagatggagatcacaagcaggcagagaggcaggcagagagagatgagaagcagactccctgctgagcagagagcccgatgcgggactcgatcccagaaccctgggatcatgacctgagccgaaggcagaggctttaagccactgagccacccaagcgcccctccagTTGTTTAGTCTTCTATTCCAAACTCAATCACTATTattatgaataaacattttattcataaatatgaatatatacacatatatataacccccctttttaaagcaggctccacacccagcatggagcccaacatggggctgaaactcacaactgtgagattaagacctgagccaagatcaagagtccgatgctcaactgagccacacaggcgccccacaatatcccttttttaactgaatatagttgacacacaattacattagtttcaggtatgcagcATAGTGATTTGGCAGGTTTATACACGacactatgctcaccacaagtatagctagcATCTGTCACCATTCCCTActgttacaataccattgactatattccctatactgttATTCTTCTGACttaattcattccataactggaagcctgtatttcccactcccttttacccattttgcccttagctccacccacctcccctctggcaacctaTAGTTTatcctctgtatttatgggtctgtttctgctttttgttttgttgtttagattacacatataaatgaattaaatggtatttgtctttctctgtccaacTCATTTCACtgagcgtaataccctctaggtctatccatgttgctgcaagtggcaagatctcatcttttttatggctgagtaatatgtgtgtgtgtgtgtgtgtgtgtgtgtgtgtgtgtgtagcacatctttattcattcatcttttgatggacacttgggttgcttccttatcttggctattgtaagtaatgcttcagtaaacgaaggggtgcatacatctttttgaattagtgtttttattttctttgggtaaatatacaTATCCCTTTTTAAaaccaagcagaaaaaaaaaaacaaatagaggCAAGCTATATGTACTGTTCTGTACCTTGATTTTTAATGCTTAATATGTTTCCAGACTGGCTAATATATTTCACAGTCTTTTCATAGCTGTACAACAGGTCCACTGTATAGgcatatcataatttatttaaccaattacctattgatggacattgattaattattataaataaagtataGTGAAACCCCTAGTAGATACATATTTGCATACAACTTCAAATCTATTTATCGGATAAATTCTAATCAGTAAGGGACTTCTAATCACCAACTGTGACAAGGCTGGATGTGGTAAGGATTGGTATTTACCTGGTGGTATTTCAAAGGAGTTCTAGGAACGTGGTTCACAGGAGTTATCTCTTCATTGGGACCTGTCAAAGTGGTTCTGATCATTGGGACCTGTCAAAGTGGTTCTGACAGGTGGCTACCACCGGCTGAACATCAGTTAccatctctcttctctcacttttccttccctataGACAAACCTACCCATCTTCAAGCTGAAGGAGTCCTGTGTCCGGCGGCGCTACAGTGACTTTGAGTGGCTAAAAAATGAGCTGGAGCGAGATAGTAAGGTATGACCCCATTCCCTGTGTGGGATCCTTGGAGAAGGAGATCGGCATGGGCTGAGAGGGCATAAGATCATAATCTATATATAATGTCAAAGGCAGTGGAACTGCTGAGCACTAGCCAATCCCAAAACACTGGATCTCGGTGATACTCTTGGAAACCTGAAAGTGGTAAGTTTCaggacaaattttaaagaaaaaggatcaCTTGAATTAGTGGCTAGTGTAAGTCATACAACTTACCTCCTCTGGGTGGTGGAACCATAAAGTATAGTGTTAGGAAAGGCCTAGCTACTGGATGCTGGTGGATTGTGAAAGAAAGTGGGGAATATTTGGggttcatttcctttgcttttgaggTGGGAGGTCTGTCCTTCCATAGAATTGGTTGGGTTTCTTTTTGACCTGAGTCAGCTTGACTGTCCTTATGGCCTCAGTTCTTACAGGTTGCTGGCAGTGGGAGAAGACAGACCCTCCCTGATGGGAAATGGGTTATACAGTGGTTCACCCTCTCATTCCCTCTTCACCCTCTCTCATGTGACTGCTATTTTGCATCTGCCTGCAGATTGTAGTACCACCGCTGCCTGGGAAAGCCTTGAAGCGGCAGCTCCCTTTTCGAGGAGATGAGGGGATCTTTGAGGAGTCTTTCATTGAAGAAAGGAGGCAGGGCCTCGAACAGTTTATTAACAAGTAAGCCAAGTCCCTGGGGACTCTTCTTGCTGCTTTTGCCATCACTGTCTTTCTGtgctttatctttctcttcttctggagtGAGATGTGATGCCAGCTGTGCAGTGAGCTGACTGGACAGTAAAACTCAGTTCCTCTGAGCAGCATTCTGATCCCATGCCTTGGGGCCTGGGAAAGCATCGCATGTTGGCTGTGTTCGGCGATTTCCCCCTACCAtacctctctcccctgcttctcctcAGTCATGTTAGTGTTGGAATGGTGGCCTGTTGCTGTCCTCTAGTTGCTTGAACCTCTGGAAGAGCTGACCTGGCCCTTCCTCCCCTGTCCACGCCCCCATTGCTCCGAGACTTCTCTCTGATCCCGAATACAACTGATAACCATCTTGGTCTCTTTATAGAATTGCTGGGCACCCACTGGCTCAGAACGAACGCTGCCTACACATGTTCCTGCAGGAGGAGGCAATTGACAGGAACTACGTCCCTGGGAAGGTGCGCCAGTAGGAGCCCCTCTCACCACTTGCCCTCTACTTTCCTGCTGAAATTGACATTGGTTTTTACActaagcctctctctctctctttgatctGAAGTTGACTGCCCATCCCTTGGCCCGATAGACTGGCTGGCATTGTGTTCCTTGGTACCTGACTACACCGTGGGCACTCTGCTAGGATCCTCTTCTCTAAGGAGAGGTGGGAACCACAGGCAGATGCCCTTTGCTTGGGGTGCGGGTGGGGGGATTGGACTGGAAGGTAATTTCTTGGGCATTTACCCATGCCAGAAGGCAAATCTTATGGGGGGGCGGGTCTTGTGCTGGTGGGGCACTTGGACACATACTGATGTTGCAAGTCCAGGGGATTTTCTTACTCTTAGGTTTAACCAGGAACGCTGAGCAGGGATAGCCCTGCGTTTCCTACCTGCAtgaactttttcctttttgggaagGTGGTAGAGACTCAGATGTTCTCCTTGTTTTCTCGAGGCCTGCTCCCAGTTTTCTCAacagtttcttttgtttctttctctctccctcgttGCTTTCCATGGCAGTAAATCCTCCTAGAGTCTAAGCAGTCTGTTGTGTGGAGCAAGGTGTGTGGGTGTTCTGGGCCCTTCATCATGGCTGCTTCAGAGTCAGAAGAAAGCCATAGGGCAGTAGGAGAACTCTTGTTGTCTAGCCCCTCTCTTTTGTGGCTCCCCACTCTGGCTGCCTGTTCCTGCTCATCAGCAGGTGAGTCAGTGTGGGCCAGCAGTTCTCCCTCCCCAAGCCCTTGCTACCTTATAGGTTGGCTTTGCAGGTTTGGTGGCTTGAGGGGTGGGGGCAACTCACCACTGCCAGGTAACTCCCTAAAGGGTGGGAGTGGATCATTTTCTGGGTACCTCCCAGCGGTGGGGAAGGGCATCACTACCCTCCCCATTCCATTCTCCCTCCCCCGCCATCCCATTTAGCGCTGCCATAGGGCAGAAGCACATGAACAAACCACACAGTCTCTGACTTCTAAGCACTTTGAGCTGTTGAATGGGGCTCAGGGGCAAGAGTTGTCGCTGCCCTCCACAGCTTGGTCACAGGGTTATTGAACTGCCTGCACTCCTTGCCCGTGGAACTCCAGCATTCTCCCCAGAATCTGAGCTAGCGTTAGCAGCTGGGTATGGATGTTCCAAATCTGAGAGTCTGAAGCGGCTTTCCTGGGCTTCTGTTTGGAAGATAGTGGTTTGTTTGCTGGGGCCTGATACCCGTC belongs to Lutra lutra chromosome X, mLutLut1.2, whole genome shotgun sequence and includes:
- the SNX12 gene encoding sorting nexin-12, which produces MSDTAVADTRRLNSKPQDLTDAYGPPSNFLEIDIFNPQTVGVGRARFTTYEVRMRTNLPIFKLKESCVRRRYSDFEWLKNELERDSKIVVPPLPGKALKRQLPFRGDEGIFEESFIEERRQGLEQFINKIAGHPLAQNERCLHMFLQEEAIDRNYVPGKVRQ